In a single window of the Tepidamorphus gemmatus genome:
- a CDS encoding amidohydrolase family protein gives MMFDIVVKGGILPDGRQADIGIRGGKIAAVEQLPEGVEAGEVIDATGDLVSPPFVDPHFHMDATLSYGIPRVNASGTLLEGIALWGELKRVMTFEEVRDRALAYCDWAASMGLLAIRSHVDTCDDRLLGVRALLDVREKVRDYIDLQLVAFPQDGVFRDATAWKNTVRALDLGVDVVGGIPHFERTMEEGARSVRALCELAAERGLMVDMHCDETDDPMSRHIETLAFETQRLGLQGRVAGSHLTSMHSMDNYFVSKLLPLIAEAQVAAIPNPLINIVLQGRHDTYPKRRGLTRVKEMLAYGIRVGWGQDCVRDPWYSLGTADMLDVAFIGLHVAQMTHPEEMRRCFDMVTGENAAIMGLEGYGLEPGCTASLVVLDAGDPVEAIRLRPDRLAVIAKGKVISRQARNDARLTIPGRPASVRRRHHAPGT, from the coding sequence GGCATCCTGCCCGACGGGCGGCAGGCGGATATCGGCATCCGGGGCGGGAAGATCGCCGCCGTCGAGCAGCTGCCCGAGGGCGTGGAGGCCGGCGAGGTCATTGACGCCACCGGCGATCTCGTAAGCCCACCCTTCGTGGACCCCCATTTCCACATGGATGCAACGCTGTCCTACGGCATCCCGCGTGTCAACGCCTCGGGCACGCTGCTCGAGGGCATCGCGCTCTGGGGCGAACTCAAGCGGGTGATGACTTTCGAGGAGGTGCGCGACCGGGCGCTGGCCTACTGCGACTGGGCGGCCTCGATGGGGCTGCTGGCGATCCGGTCCCACGTGGACACCTGCGACGACCGGCTTCTGGGCGTGCGGGCGCTGCTCGATGTGCGCGAGAAGGTGAGGGACTACATCGACCTGCAGCTCGTCGCCTTTCCGCAGGACGGCGTCTTCCGCGACGCCACGGCCTGGAAGAACACCGTGCGCGCGCTCGATCTCGGGGTCGATGTCGTGGGCGGGATCCCGCATTTCGAGCGCACGATGGAGGAGGGCGCCCGCTCGGTGCGCGCGCTCTGCGAGCTGGCCGCCGAGCGCGGGCTGATGGTCGACATGCATTGCGACGAGACCGACGACCCGATGAGCCGCCACATCGAGACGCTGGCCTTCGAGACCCAGCGGCTCGGACTGCAGGGCCGCGTGGCGGGCTCGCACCTGACCTCGATGCATTCGATGGACAACTACTTCGTCTCGAAGCTTCTGCCGCTGATCGCCGAGGCGCAGGTGGCGGCGATCCCGAACCCGCTCATCAACATCGTCCTGCAGGGCCGGCACGACACCTATCCCAAGCGCCGCGGGCTGACGCGCGTCAAGGAGATGCTCGCCTACGGCATCCGTGTCGGCTGGGGGCAGGACTGCGTGCGCGACCCGTGGTATTCGCTGGGTACGGCCGACATGCTTGACGTGGCCTTCATCGGGCTGCACGTGGCGCAGATGACTCACCCGGAGGAGATGCGCCGCTGCTTCGACATGGTGACCGGCGAGAACGCCGCGATCATGGGGCTGGAGGGCTATGGGCTGGAACCCGGCTGCACTGCCTCGCTGGTGGTGCTCGATGCCGGCGACCCCGTGGAGGCGATCCGCCTGCGGCCGGACCGGCTGGCGGTGATCGCGAAGGGCAAGGTGATCTCGCGGCAAGCGCGCAACGATGCGCGGCTCACGATCCCCGGCCGGCCCGCCTCCGTGCGGCGGCGGCATCACGCGCCGGGCACCTGA